A section of the Phacochoerus africanus isolate WHEZ1 chromosome 4, ROS_Pafr_v1, whole genome shotgun sequence genome encodes:
- the FSHB gene encoding follitropin subunit beta, whose protein sequence is MKSLQFCFLFCCWKAICCNSCELTNITITVEKEECNFCISINTTWCAGYCYTRDLVYKDPARPNIQKTCTFKELVYETVKVPGCAHHADSLYTYPVATECHCGKCDSDSTDCTVRGLGPSYCSFSEMKE, encoded by the exons ATGAAGTCGCTGCAGTTTTGCTTCCTATTCTGTTGCTGGAAAGCCATCTGCTGCAATAGCTGTGAGCTGACCAACATCACCATCACAGTGGAGAAAGAGGAGTGTAACTTCTGCATAAGCATCAATACCACGTGGTGTGCTGGCTATTGCTACACCCGG GACCTGGTATACAAGGACCCAGCCAGGCCCAACATCCAGAAAACATGTACCTTCAAGGAGCTGGTGTACGAGACCGTGAAAGTACCTGGCTGTGCTCACCATGCAGACTCCCTGTATACGTATCCAGTAGCCACTGAATGTCACTGTGGCAAGTGTGACAGTGACAGTACTGACTGCACCGTGAGAGGCCTGGGGCCCAGCTACTGCTCCTTCagtgaaatgaaagaataa